A region of Brevundimonas sp. NIBR10 DNA encodes the following proteins:
- a CDS encoding S26 family signal peptidase — MTWTPLDTGNRWAVLGVTVFFLTLGSLIADQTPALALVNESPSVPRGLYLRQLGGAPERGAMVALPQPPIARRYLGALGMPDEVLLIKRVAAVGGDPVCRQGAAVRMPSRVAPVLDRDRRGNALPAWMGCRRLAPDELFLLGDTPGSFDSRYFGPVRTRDLEGVFRETLTW; from the coding sequence GTCACCGTCTTCTTCCTCACCCTGGGCTCCCTGATCGCCGACCAGACGCCAGCCCTGGCTTTGGTCAACGAGAGCCCCAGCGTCCCGCGTGGCCTCTATCTGCGACAGCTTGGCGGCGCGCCGGAGAGGGGTGCGATGGTCGCTTTGCCCCAACCTCCCATCGCCCGGCGCTACCTGGGCGCACTCGGCATGCCGGACGAGGTCCTGCTGATCAAACGGGTGGCGGCCGTCGGCGGCGATCCGGTCTGCCGGCAGGGAGCTGCAGTTCGAATGCCTAGCCGCGTGGCCCCGGTTCTGGATCGTGATCGTCGCGGCAATGCTCTGCCCGCCTGGATGGGTTGCCGCCGTCTGGCTCCAGACGAGCTTTTCCTGCTCGGCGACACGCCCGGAAGTTTCGACAGTCGTTATTTTGGACCCGTCCGGACCCGAGACCTGGAGGGGGTGTTTCGGGAGACCCTGACATGGTGA
- a CDS encoding lytic transglycosylase domain-containing protein produces MVKPFLAALALALAAGNASAQTVDWRNAGGDLFGRPAAQPVSDVVGGDDLTPRLPTLSQPFMDAIAVAAERHGIDPKMLHALVIVESAYRVDAVSPVGAGGLTQLMPGTAADLAVRDRFDPIENLNGGADYLARQLLRFGDVRLAFAAYNSGPDRVARLGRIPNIAETQAYVAAAVDCYLALSAGRGARNSRECRAPEADR; encoded by the coding sequence ATGGTGAAACCGTTTTTGGCCGCTCTGGCCCTGGCGCTTGCAGCGGGCAACGCATCCGCTCAAACGGTCGACTGGCGCAACGCCGGCGGCGATCTGTTCGGCCGTCCCGCCGCGCAGCCTGTGTCGGACGTGGTGGGCGGCGATGACCTCACGCCCCGACTCCCGACCCTTTCACAGCCGTTCATGGACGCGATCGCCGTCGCCGCCGAGCGCCACGGGATCGACCCCAAGATGCTTCATGCCCTTGTGATCGTGGAATCCGCATACCGGGTCGATGCCGTGTCTCCGGTCGGGGCCGGCGGCCTGACGCAGTTGATGCCGGGAACGGCAGCGGATCTCGCGGTCAGAGACCGGTTCGATCCGATTGAGAACCTCAACGGCGGGGCGGACTATCTGGCCCGGCAGCTGCTCCGCTTCGGCGACGTCCGGCTTGCGTTCGCGGCGTATAACTCGGGGCCGGATCGTGTCGCCCGGCTCGGGCGCATACCGAACATAGCGGAGACACAAGCCTATGTGGCCGCAGCCGTTGACTGCTACCTCGCGCTCTCGGCCGGGAGGGGCGCCCGCAATTCACGGGAGTGCCGGGCGCCGGAGGCTGATCGATGA
- a CDS encoding AlpA family phage regulatory protein codes for MDSLSEPPPFDALEDRILPWSQVKVICGLSRTTVWRMQKTGDFPACVQVSRNRVGWWQSEILAWRRARTPRRLPEPRAIPARPEPVKPSFRPVLETPQPEPPPEIVTSPDLSAKTRRKRKAAVPENQTAFDFGG; via the coding sequence ATGGACAGCTTGAGCGAGCCGCCTCCGTTCGACGCGTTGGAAGACCGGATTCTGCCCTGGTCGCAGGTCAAGGTGATCTGCGGTCTGAGTCGGACGACGGTCTGGCGCATGCAGAAGACCGGAGATTTCCCGGCCTGTGTTCAGGTCTCTCGCAACCGGGTCGGTTGGTGGCAAAGCGAAATCCTGGCTTGGCGACGAGCGCGGACGCCGCGCCGCCTGCCGGAGCCGCGCGCCATTCCGGCAAGGCCCGAGCCCGTGAAGCCATCGTTCAGGCCCGTTCTGGAAACGCCCCAGCCAGAGCCGCCGCCGGAAATCGTGACGAGCCCGGACCTGTCCGCCAAGACTCGCCGCAAACGCAAAGCAGCCGTTCCTGAAAACCAGACGGCGTTCGACTTCGGAGGCTAG
- a CDS encoding nucleotidyl transferase AbiEii/AbiGii toxin family protein translates to MPVSDVYARQVRLLVRTLPLVFQEPCFALKGGTAINLFVRDLPRLSVDIDLTYLPVEDRNASLAAIDAALRRIADEVEQALPGSVVVRGKGGAQPVIDKLLVRADGAVIKVEVTPVLRGVVFEPEIRPVSAAVEERFGYAEARMVSHADLYAGKIMAALDRQHPRDLFDVRDLLANEGITPELRQAFVIYLASHHRPMAEVLRAHPKDVAQEFERGFDGMTEDPVDLEDLIAARTALITAVVDDMPEAHRTFLIGFKTGAPDWDLIGLPDAAHLPAVRWKQQNLDRLEPARRADMVERLRGTWLSPPS, encoded by the coding sequence ATGCCGGTCAGTGACGTCTACGCCCGCCAAGTCCGCCTTCTCGTCCGCACCCTTCCGCTCGTGTTCCAGGAACCCTGCTTCGCCCTGAAGGGCGGCACCGCGATCAATCTGTTCGTTCGCGATCTGCCGCGTCTGTCGGTGGACATCGACCTGACCTATCTCCCCGTCGAGGATCGTAATGCGTCTCTCGCCGCGATCGATGCGGCCCTGAGGCGGATCGCCGACGAGGTCGAACAAGCCCTGCCGGGATCTGTCGTCGTCCGCGGCAAGGGCGGAGCCCAGCCTGTGATCGACAAGCTGCTTGTTCGGGCCGACGGGGCGGTGATCAAGGTCGAGGTGACGCCCGTCCTGCGCGGTGTGGTGTTCGAGCCTGAGATCCGACCGGTTTCGGCGGCGGTGGAAGAGCGCTTCGGCTATGCCGAAGCCCGGATGGTCTCCCACGCGGATCTCTACGCCGGCAAGATCATGGCGGCGCTGGACCGCCAGCATCCCCGAGACCTGTTCGATGTCCGCGATCTTCTGGCCAATGAGGGGATCACCCCGGAGCTCAGACAGGCCTTCGTGATCTATCTGGCCAGCCACCACCGGCCCATGGCCGAGGTGCTCCGCGCCCATCCCAAGGACGTGGCCCAGGAGTTTGAACGCGGGTTCGACGGGATGACCGAAGACCCGGTGGACCTCGAGGATCTTATCGCCGCACGCACGGCTCTGATCACCGCCGTTGTGGATGACATGCCCGAGGCGCACCGCACCTTCCTGATCGGGTTCAAGACCGGCGCGCCCGACTGGGACCTGATCGGCCTGCCCGACGCCGCCCACCTCCCCGCCGTGCGCTGGAAGCAGCAGAACCTCGACCGTCTGGAGCCCGCCCGGCGAGCGGACATGGTCGAACGGCTTCGAGGAACCTGGCTGTCACCTCCTAGCTGA
- a CDS encoding type IV toxin-antitoxin system AbiEi family antitoxin domain-containing protein, translating to MLGKLNKLERILPEGLLVDSGWMNENGYPNSLRAKYVASGRLERTARRVYRRPRGTLDWPTAVLSLQALLDYSIVIGGRTALELQGYAHYLPAARKEVHLYGDETPPTWLADLPLDVEFKYHPSQRLFRNARYFEVARLRDDSGETGLLADWARTAVVDTPLGHWQWPLRQSTPERAILELLDELPDHESFDQADQLMGALATLSPRRLQRLLEDCVSVKVKRLFFYFADRHGHAWLKALDRSTIDLGSGNRVLVRSGRLDPTYRITVPRSLDAGQ from the coding sequence ATGCTAGGAAAGCTAAACAAACTCGAGCGCATTCTGCCGGAAGGCCTTCTGGTCGATTCCGGCTGGATGAACGAGAACGGCTATCCCAATTCTCTCCGTGCCAAATACGTCGCGTCGGGACGCCTGGAACGGACGGCGCGGCGGGTCTATCGCCGTCCACGCGGAACCCTCGACTGGCCGACAGCCGTCCTCTCGCTCCAGGCCCTCCTCGACTATTCCATTGTGATCGGAGGCCGCACCGCGCTCGAGTTGCAGGGCTATGCCCACTACCTTCCTGCCGCCCGCAAGGAAGTTCATCTCTATGGCGACGAGACCCCGCCGACCTGGCTCGCCGACCTGCCGTTGGACGTAGAGTTCAAATATCACCCGTCCCAAAGGCTCTTCCGGAACGCCCGATACTTCGAGGTCGCCCGGCTCCGAGACGACTCCGGCGAAACCGGCCTCCTGGCGGACTGGGCCCGCACCGCGGTGGTCGACACACCGCTGGGCCACTGGCAATGGCCCTTGCGCCAGTCGACGCCCGAGCGCGCCATCCTCGAGCTTCTGGACGAACTGCCGGATCATGAGAGCTTCGACCAGGCGGACCAGTTGATGGGCGCCCTGGCCACCCTCAGCCCGCGACGGCTCCAGCGTCTGCTTGAGGATTGCGTGAGCGTGAAGGTCAAACGCCTCTTCTTCTATTTCGCCGACCGGCACGGTCACGCCTGGCTCAAAGCCCTCGACCGCAGCACGATCGATCTGGGCAGCGGCAACCGTGTGCTCGTCAGGAGCGGCCGCCTCGACCCGACCTACAGGATCACCGTGCCGAGGTCGCTCGATGCCGGTCAGTGA